The Streptomyces sp. V3I7 genome segment GCGGCGCTGCGGGTACGGGGGACAGGGCCGGAACCTACGAGCAACCCTCTGCTCGGTCAAGGACTCCGGCACACCTGCCCGCGTACGGCCTCCGCATCCGACGACCGGGCGAACTCCCGCTGAACTCCCGACCTACCGAACCGCCTTGAGCCCCCGCTTCAGGCGCGGCCCGAGCGGCCGCTCGACGTAGCGGTGGATGAGCCAGGCCAGGACCAGCATCCCCGACACGGTCACCGTGAGCGTCGTCCACGCGGGCAGGCCCCAGCCGCGGTGCAGGACGCGGATGACGAACCAGCCGAGGTGCTCGTGCACCAGGTAGAAGGGGTACGTCAGCGCGCCGATCAGGGCGAGCCCCGGCCAGGAGGCCCAGCGCAGCCAGCCGAGGGCCACGGCGGCCACGGCGGCGTAGCACAGGGTGACGACCAGCACGATCATGTGTGGGTCCCGGGTGAAGTCACCGTGGGTGCCGGGCTGCCACAGGCCGTTGGTGGCGCTGCTCTGGCCCAGTAGCCAGGAGACGGCGACCAGGCCCCACAGCAGCAGATTGCCGCCGTGGCGGTGGATCAGGTACAGGGCGAGGCCGCCGATGAAGAACGGCGCGTAGTCCGGCATGACCAACTGCTCGGTCAGCTCCGTCTTGGCGCCCTTGCAGATCACCGCGAGCAGCGTCCACACGGCGCAGAACAGCACCACCTTGCGGTAGGTGACCCCGCGCGCGACCACGAGCAGGGCGAACAGCGCGTAGAAGCGCACCTCGACCCAGAGCGTCCAGCACACGCCCAGCACGCGCGGGGTGCCCATCGGCATCTGGAACATCGTCACGTTGACGAGGAACTCGTCGAGCCGCAGCGGGTGCATCACGACGGGCAGGACGAAGGTCGCGGCGCCCACCAGCACCAGGGCCACCCAGTAGGCCGGGTAGAGCCGGGCGACCCGGGAGCGGAAGAAGTCGCCGAGCGAACGGCCCCAGCTGCTCATGCAGATCACGAAGCCGCTGATGAGGAAGAAGAACTGCACCCCGAGGCAGCCGTAGACGGTCAGCTCCGACAGGCCCGGGAACAGCCTGGACGGGGAGACGCCCCAGGAGGCGGAGATGGTGCCGCCGCGTCCGGTGAAGTGGTAGAGGGCGACCATCAGCGCGGCCACGAGGCGCATGCCGTCCAGGGCGAGCAGCCGGCTCCCGCGTCTGCCCGGGGCGCGGGAGGACGGGGTCCTCCCCGGGTGCCCGGGCGTCTCGGGAGCGGGTCGGGTCGGGGCAGGGGCGAGCGTGGAGGATGTCGGTGCCATGGCCCGGACGCCTACCCGACGGGCCGTGCGGGGCCTGGGCCCGTCGCGCGGATTTACTCAGGACGAAGGAGCGTTCCTCCCCGCGCCTGGGCTAATCACGAGCCCGCGTGATCCGAACGAGCGGCCCTATGCCCGCGGCTCGCCAGGGCCCTACGCCCGCGGCTTCCCCAGGGCCGTCCGCAGCCTCGGCGTGAGCCGGTCCTCCACGCACCGGTTGAGCAGCCACGCCAGGAGCAGCATGGTGGCGACCGTCGCCGGGAAGGTGGCGTACGAGGGCAGGTGCAGCGTCCGGTGGTACGTCCCGATGACGACCCAGCCCAGGTGCTCGTGCACCAGGTAGAAGGGGTACGTGAGCGCGCCCGCCACCGACAGCCAGCGCCAGTCGAGCCGGTTCAGCCAGCCGAGCGCGATGGCCAGCACCGCCAGATAGCCGAGGGTGACGACCAGGGCGATGCCGAGGGAGGAGCGGTCGGAGAAGAACTGCGGGTCGGGCGCGTGCCACAGCCGGGTCACCGCGTAGTGCTGGCCGATCAGCCAGCTCACGGCGACGATGCCCCAGGCGTAGGCGTCCCGCCGGTCGCGGTGGATCAGATAGAGGCCGACGCCGCCGATGAAGTACGGCGCGTACTCCGGCATCAGGACGGTGTCGAGCAGTGGCTCGTTCACGGCCTGCGCGATCGCCGCCGCCAGCGTCCAGCCCGCACAGAACAGCACGACCCGCTGACGGCTCGCGCCCGGCAGCACGATGCACAGGGCGAACAGGGCGTAGAAGCGGACCTCGGCCCACAGCGTCCAGCACACGCCCAGGACCCGGTCCACGCCGAGGGGTTGCTGGAGCATCGTCAGGTTCAGCAGCGCGTCGCTCGGCGACACGGCCCGGTAGGCGACCACGGGCAGCGCGAACACGGCGGTCACCAGGATCACCGCCACCCAGTAGGCGGGCAGCAGCCGTGAGGCGCGGGAGGCGAAGAACGAGCGCAGGGTCCGGCCCCAGCCGCTCATGCAGATCACGAAGCCGCTGATCACGAAGAACACCTGGACGCCGAGGCACCCGTACGCGAACCACTCGTGCAGCAGGGGGAACTGGTGCTTCGGTGAGCTGCCCCAGGCGTCGGTGACCTCGCCGTCGCGGCCGCCGTAGTGGTAGCAGGCGACCATCAGCGCGGCGATGAGTCGCAGTCCGTCGAGCGCACGCAGCCGTGGCGGGTGCGCCTTCGCGGGTATCCGGGGCGCGGCGCCGTCGCCGGCCGCCCGCGCTTCGGACAGCGGCTTCGCGGACAGCGGCTTCGCGGGCCGCGGTTCCGGGGGCCGCGGCGGGGCGGCGCCGGCGGACGCCTTGACGGGGGCGGTCATCCGAGCGTCGCCCGCTTCAGCGAGCGTGCGCGGCGGGCGACCCGGCGTACGGTCGCGTTGCGCGGGATGAAGGCGAACTGTGCGGGCACCGCGCCCGGCAGCGCCAGCGAGGTGAGGCGCCGGCGCTTGAAGTAGCGCCAGGTGTCCTGGTTCAGATGCGCCGTCAGATAGTCCTCGGCGGCCTTGCGCAGACCCGGGTAGATCTTCGGCTGCATGGCGAAGCCGACGGCCCGGACGAGCCCGTCGAGGGCGGTGACGTCCAGGCCGCCCCGCTGCGCGGTGACGGCGGCCTCGTCGGACAGCTCGGGCAGCAGCGCGTCCACGACGGTGACCGGGATCCGGTTGCTGTTCTCGTACGGGGCCAGACGGTCCAGCAGCGTCTCCGTGCCCACACGGGCGACCGGCAGGCCGTACAGCGCGGACGCGGTGAGCAGGGCCGTGGAGAAGC includes the following:
- a CDS encoding acyltransferase produces the protein MAPTSSTLAPAPTRPAPETPGHPGRTPSSRAPGRRGSRLLALDGMRLVAALMVALYHFTGRGGTISASWGVSPSRLFPGLSELTVYGCLGVQFFFLISGFVICMSSWGRSLGDFFRSRVARLYPAYWVALVLVGAATFVLPVVMHPLRLDEFLVNVTMFQMPMGTPRVLGVCWTLWVEVRFYALFALLVVARGVTYRKVVLFCAVWTLLAVICKGAKTELTEQLVMPDYAPFFIGGLALYLIHRHGGNLLLWGLVAVSWLLGQSSATNGLWQPGTHGDFTRDPHMIVLVVTLCYAAVAAVALGWLRWASWPGLALIGALTYPFYLVHEHLGWFVIRVLHRGWGLPAWTTLTVTVSGMLVLAWLIHRYVERPLGPRLKRGLKAVR
- a CDS encoding acyltransferase translates to MTAPVKASAGAAPPRPPEPRPAKPLSAKPLSEARAAGDGAAPRIPAKAHPPRLRALDGLRLIAALMVACYHYGGRDGEVTDAWGSSPKHQFPLLHEWFAYGCLGVQVFFVISGFVICMSGWGRTLRSFFASRASRLLPAYWVAVILVTAVFALPVVAYRAVSPSDALLNLTMLQQPLGVDRVLGVCWTLWAEVRFYALFALCIVLPGASRQRVVLFCAGWTLAAAIAQAVNEPLLDTVLMPEYAPYFIGGVGLYLIHRDRRDAYAWGIVAVSWLIGQHYAVTRLWHAPDPQFFSDRSSLGIALVVTLGYLAVLAIALGWLNRLDWRWLSVAGALTYPFYLVHEHLGWVVIGTYHRTLHLPSYATFPATVATMLLLAWLLNRCVEDRLTPRLRTALGKPRA